GATGAACCAACTACAGAGGCTTAAGAGGAATCAAATAGATAAACTACTAGTCAATCATACATACAACTCTCTACAAATTATTTATAAGTGGCCATAATAATACGATGATGAAGGTGAACATGGAAATTTCTCAAGAACTTGTAGAGCTTCTTTCATTGCTGGTCTCTTTGGTGGGACTGGTGATGCACAACTGTACCCTAACTTGAACAGTGCCAACAAGGGTTCCTCTTTCCCCTCCAACTCGCCTCTTATCGCCATATCCGCCATCCGTAAAGCACGGTTCGGATCATCGACTGGGAGCCCAAGACCTTGGCCCAACTCATCCACAACCACAACTTTCCCCGTTATCAACTCGAGCAATATGACCCCAAACGAGTACACATCCCACTTGGGGTGGGGCTTTAGGCTCCGAAGCGACTCGGGCGCATGATAGGGCGAAGTCCCCATCGCACTAGGGCTCGGACTTGGCCCCGGGCTAGGCCCAAgtgcaaaatcttgaaagcTATCGCGCGAAGCCGTTGATCTCTTGCTTCCGAAATTTCTCGTTGAGCTCCCAATCTTGTAACTCGTGTCACCGGATAAGAGCTTTTCAAGTCCAAAATCGCCAATTTTTGGCTCCATATCAACACCGAGGAGAATATTGGTGGGCTTGAGATTCCCATGGACGTGCTTCTTCTCGTGGAGGTACCCGAGCCCACGGGCCACCCCCTTGGCTATCCTCAACCTTGCTTCCCATGGTAGATGACAAGGCGACGAGCCCACCTTCCCTGAAACATTTTCACAGACGCCAGAATCAGGAACAACCTTTAAATTATAGCTCGAGTATTGTCGtaagttaaccaaaaaaaacaagTATTGTCGGAACCAGAGTCAGATTGTCACATTTGTGAACTCTCATATCAGAACAAATATAAGATGACATGAATGGAAAGTGACGAAGAGCAAACACAGCATACTAGGTGTTCCTAAAATAATTGGCTCCGGTTGACTTCAGTCAGTTAAACCCTACTCCACCATCAACGTCCAATGCACAACTTAGCAAAACCCTACTCAATTCAACTAACGTGCACACAGAAAAACAGAgcagaaacaaaaacagaggAAAAACAGAGTAGAACAGAGAGACGAAGCTTACTGTAACGAGCATTGGCGAGGCAGCCATTTGGGACGAAATCATAGATAATGAGCTTTTCATCAACTCCCCAGAAAAATCCACGAATTCGAACCAAATTCGGGTGCACCAATTTCGCTACGAGTCGGATTTGATTCTCGAAATCCTTGAACCTATCGACACCATGCTCTCCGATTCTCCGAACAGCTAAACTACTCCCGTCTTCAAGAACCGCCTTGTACATTATACTAGAACCAGTAGCACCCAAAATGTAGGCAGAAGCTTTCAGCAGAGTCTCGAGCTCAAGCTTCTTTTCGCCGTCGAGAGTCACCAATGTGCCTCCTTTGCTCTGTTCCTGCTCTGTTTGCCGCTTACTCTCACTACCCTTGTGACCACTCTGCTCCATTTGAGCTTCTTCACTATCAGAGCTGCTGGAATCGGAGCTCTCCTCCTCTGCTTCGCCCTtcttatttctcaaacaagaCCACCGTGTAAACCCTCTTGattctgatgaagaagaagaccaaTCCGTCACTACTGGGTTGTTGGGTTCGTTCTTCAACGTATTGACGTCGCTGCTTGTtgccttctccttctccttcttcttcttcctcaaccTGATTACGTACAAGAACACCATCGCAATAACGGCAATCCCAGCGACGTCGCCGGCGACAATTCCGACAATGGTAGCGGTTTTCAGCCCTGTCTGGGATTTTCCCGACGACGCATTAGCCGATCCCGGTGAAACAGAATCTGGGTTGGTCGAGTTCAACCTCGGAATCGCGGCAAAAGCCGGAGGAGAATTCGGCGAGTTGGACGCCGGCGAAGAAGGAATAGGGCATGGGTTGTGCTCGGTTTCCTCGCCGCAAAGATCGGGGTTGCCCCGGAACGACGCCGTTTCTTGGTTCAAGAAAATCTGAGACTTGGGGATTGCGCCGGTGAGGTTGTTGAATGAGAAATCAAGGGTCACATTAATCGGTATTCTCTCCGCAAACTTCGCAGGGATTTCGCCGGAAAGTCCGTTGTGGGAGACGTTAAAGTAACGGAGACGGTCCCCGCCGAAATCCGAGGGCAGAGATCCATTGATCAGATTGGACGACAGATCAAGAACCTCCACGGCTTCAAAACCAGCCGGAATTTCACCGGAGAAGTAGTTATTCTTTAAATAAACGACCGTCAAGTTGGTCAGAGAACCAAGACTAGTGGGTATCTTACCCTCCAAGGCATTGTCAGAGAGGTTAAGAAGACTGAGACTTCTGGGTAGCTCTGTATGGGGAAGCACGCCAGCTATTCGATTGAATGCCAAGTCCAAAGCTTGAAGGTTTGTTGAGTTGAACAGAGACAGTGGGAGAGACCCATTAAGGGAATTGTTGGAAAGATTGAGGCTTTGGAGCTGTTCGATCATGCCAAGATTGGAAGGGATCGAACCCACGAGCTGGGAGCTTGGGAGGTTTAGGGAAACGACTCTAGGGTAGAAGATGTTCTCAGGAGGAGTGAGAATTGTGGCGCAGGTGACACCTCGCCATGAGCATGGTGTTTCGTCGTAGGGGCTCCATGTTTGGAGGACTTGTTGAGGGTCTTGGAGGATGGAGAGTTTGAaagagaggagaagaagaccaTCTGTGTTGAGCCCAAGAGAGCATTGAGGTAGAAGAGtgaaaacaagaacaagaagaagaatgggGTTTAGGGAAGTCATCATGGTTATTGTGGAGAGTAGTGGTGGTTCATAACCAAAACCATAAGCATAACCCAAAGCTCTctcttgaagaagaagagaggccATGTGAAAAGGGGGTTTGATAACAAGTACTACAGCTAGGCTTTGGTACCAAAATGCTCTGTAAATTATGGAGGGAGGTGTGTGATCTGCTGCAGATGAAACATGTATAAAATTAAGAGCTCTCTGAGAAATGATTAAATGCACTGAGAGGATGGTTTGTTTTGTTGCTTGACTCACATTTAAGAAGCAAAGAAAAGATCTTTTctccacacaaaaaaaaacaaagaaaagggGAGCGGGCGAGCGAATAGCATCTTGGCTACATGACAATGTGGGTGGAGTTGGGAGGTTACAGAACCCCCTCCTCTCTAAGATTTAGATTGACTTTTTGCAAAGCCCTCTTGTAATATTTTACTAAGACCTCACCTGCAGTATGATATTTTACTGGCTGCAGCGTTTGAGTAAAATTTACTAATCGCTAAATGCCTAAATGCGATCTCCATAAAGTTACATTTTTATAAATTCTTCAATTAACCTGAAATTCTTGTCCATCAATAGATGAGttatcttttatttatttactaaTCACATTTGAGATATCTCTTCCGTGTTTGAAATATTTCAACAAACATCTTATTTGAATTCCAAGTATTGAGTAATTAATAAGTAATTTCCTTAATAGTTCACGATTTATGTTTGAATTCCAACTATTTCACCAAGTCTGTCCTAGACTCCTAGTCATAATTCCTAagtaatataattaaattggtCAGAGGATTCAGGACATTATCATTAACTGTTGGGATATTAAGAAATGTTGGACTAGCAGGTATTAGATAATTAGGAACTGCGTTTATGGAGGCATGTATTGTAGCAAAGGTACCCAACTCTATAAGACTATAATTGCAGACTTGCAGAGTATACCAATGGTAATAACTGAAGCCTAGTAAACAAGGGCACATTGATTAAAATAGCACAAGTAATACACCTTACTGCACAATGGGGACCCAAAGCTTTGTGATGAAGAAATTAGGCAcaatgtagaagaagaagtcTGCTTTCAATTTCCAGAAGTCACAAGGGGTCCTGGCTATCATGTTCTTAGCTCCAACCTGTCCTCATTTTGATGGTACACAGGCTCTAAAGGACCACCATatctttttttgttcttatatTATAATTCTAGAAATATCACACCCATTGAATTTATTGGGCACCAACCCTAATTTTGGAGTCCCTCACTGCATTAAGGAATCTCCTTTGCTATTTCACTATGGAATGCATTATTACACTTCTTTGATTACCTTTGCTTTCTATTGTTCTTTATGTGACATCAGCTTTACTAACCCTTTTGGATCTTTATAGGAAAAATTACTCAATAAAAGTGAGTAGGTGATCAGTTTTGGATTTAATTAGACCAAGATTTGAGAAGTGGACCATTCTTGCATGAACAACAAAGACTGGAATAGTGAGATATAGTAGACTTTGTTAACAAAGGCTCCTTTTACCCATAAGCTCCTAAGAGCTTACAGATCTATCTGTTTCTTGATTCAAGCTAGGAATAAAATTCTGGGCTGAAATGCTCCAAAAGCAAAACctatctttttctttgtttttagaAAGCAGGTAACACATAGATGGAAGAAAAAGCCAGGAATGGTGCACTGCGGAAGTTGGTGGTTGGGCCATGGTTGTTTTGAGGAAGACCACCAAAAGAAGTAGCTTTCCCAAAGGTCTATTTAGAAACCACCAAAGCCAAGCTAGAACAATGACATCTTGACAATGAACAATATATCTTATGACTGATAAATTAGAATCTTCTTTGGTTCGTTTGCTTTAACTCTAATGTGTCAAACAATTCCTAGTTTAATTATGGATACCATGATAACCTAGATAAACATTTCCTCTACGTTTGTTGTTCAACGTTGACAATCCTctaaatatgaaaatttaatATGGATGATGTGCATTTGTGTTACTTGTGTTTGGTAAAATGGAAGTGTAGACGCTAGAAAGTCATGAGCTTAATACTGTAAGGTCTAGTATCTAAGGTTATCCTCGTTTAGAAAGTCGTATCTGATTCTATTATACTCTAAGAAGTATGAACGTTAATTAGTATATATCACTATAAACAAATATTGTATAATGTAACTCTtgcaagaaatatatatattacgaCATATTTTgcagatttttctttttctttattattCAAAGACAGATCATCAGCTCTATGAACTTGTTGTTCAATATTCACTATAAATAAAGTCTTTTCTATTCGAGCTGCTTTCGCCTTCTTTTTTGCTTGTTCGTTTTTGTCTCCCACAGCTGAAGTTACAAGAAAATTTAGTACTCGACCATGTGATCGAGATAGCAAGCAATCGACTAGACCTTTCTCCCCACAATGAACGGATCAGCTTCGTCATTCTACTTCGTGGCACGCTATAGTGACATCTCTAGCCACGGGCGGAACCAGGAACTTATATGAGTTGGGGCAAATAATTATTCTTATTTAtgtgaagtataattttttttactatgtTATTCTTAAATTATGTATGTCGATATTTGTCATCAAATTaatgtttttcaaattaatctcTACACGTCTCTGTTttgaatttttcattttgtatAAGAGGAGAATATATTTCGCATGATGTTCATTTATAAAATCACTCAATCTCAACtgcaaatttaaataaaaagaacatattTATCTAATGAATAAGTCATGAATTTAAAAACTAAACTAATAAACACTAAAGAGAAGAGTCCAACATAATAAAAATGAGAAGAGTATAAGGTTTTTTTCGTAAATAATCTGATATGTactttataaaataaataagaaagttTGAGTATTAAACTCATCGACTATCGAGAGTTGGGTTTTTAAGTTAACCATTTAGGAAaaagaacagaaaaaaaacCATAAAATCTGAGTGGggccctaaaccctaaaccctcgTGCCTTTGTCTCTAGCTATATCTATTTGTCTTATTTGTATAGGTAAGGTCGGACTACGGGGTCGGCAACTGAGAGTAAAACCAATTAATACAGAGAAGTCACGAGTTTCTGGAGAGCAATTCATCGATATATAGAAGAGGTAATTTTTTCACAAGCAAGAGATATatgagaagaagaatttgtaCGTTCTTTAACGAGTTAACTATATATTGTCGTCGGGTTAATATCTTGTCGATCAGTTCTCATGTGTACATACAATTGTAATATCAAACCAGAGCAGTGATAGGTTTATGCATGGCTAGCTCTGCGTTTAGTCTTCTTGTTCTCATTCTTCTTCACCAGTGCTAAGTTTcactatcttcttcttcttcttcttgtgatCCATTTTCTCAGTGAGTAACTGAGTAAAAGCAACTTAATGCAACCACGAGCAATCATGCACGATCGATCAGAGGCTCGATCTTTCTGATCGATAGTAAGGATTTGATCGAACATAACTAGATCCTATATACAGTACTACGTACCCTTTCGCAATCACTAGAGCACGTACCTGTATGGCATGCTGGGAACTATATTGCACAGGTGTGCATGGTTCATCAAGGATCTAAATAGTTCAAATATGGGAAAGGCAATGTACGTTAATCACGGTTAATATGGCTCCTCAATAGGGAAAGAATGATTGTTGTCCATGCATTGATTGCGTCTACCCTGTTAGTCTATGAGTGTAAACAAAGTTATAATCCAAAATGATAAGCCAATCATCAAAAGAGTTAAATCTGTACTTTACCTAGCTATCTTCGATCGAGAAGATCAGAAAAGCAAATTTACATCACAAAGAATTCGGTGAAAAAAACAGTGACTAATTACTGACGAGCTGTGGAACCATCTTCATCAGGAAATGAAAACACGAGGCTGAACACTTGCAATAATTCCAAAAGAAGAAATAGATGGTTCGAAGAAGcactgatgaagaagaagaagaacacttGCAATAATTCCAAACAGAAACAATACTCTTGGGTCTTGGCCCCCAGAAAACCACAAGTAGGCTGCTGGGATGCTCAGGTGATTTCCTGATTGGTGGGGCAGTCAGCATTCGTCCTTGCCTTTATATTTTTCGTAGTACTCATTACTCGAAAGAAAATTTTACCAGACATCACTTGCATTTTCTACGGTTCTCGTTTTTTGTTATAGTTACGGTACTCTGGCTTGAGCTTTAATGGTGGTTTGTATGCTATCGTTTTGATGACGGGTTTTCATATGATTTGGGCATTGCAATTAGATTGTCATCTAGTGCTCGGGCATTACAGCTCCGATTTTGTACTCATCGATCATCACCTTGCTGCTTGTTACGATGGTGGCGGCATTGCCTACTAACATTGGTGTTGAGTGTGGTGGATTTATTATTATGTTATCAATTATAAGGCTTTCGGCCAATAGATTAGTGAGTCACTGAGTTGTAGGTTTCCTCATACTCCTTTTAGCTTGACCGAGTTGGAAACTTGTGCTATTTGTATTAGTTACTTTTCAGCCTAGTTGTTATGCATGTCTTGTAATTGGGtttatctcttgatgatgaaatttattcatttttctctaaaaaaaatcatattgcTATTCACAATCGAAAATAATCATTACGCTTAAATTATTAAGTTTTGTTTCTAACGCGCGCATATATTCTTTAGCCAAAGAAACTTCCACGTGATTAACAACAAATTTTTATTACGTATGTTTGGAACCAAATAAATGGTTTTTCAGAAAATGTCTAAACATAAGTGTTAAGTATAACCTTCCGGGACTATAGATAGGTCGGTGTAACTTGCAAGAACTCTAATTGCCCTTATAAACCATGCTTTATACTCCATCAGTATGGGGACGAATTTGGTGGGACAAGATTGATCTTCAAGTTTATAATCGATGAAACATTGAAACATGCATAACCTacaacaacaaacaacaaacccTAAATTATTAGACACGTATCCAAGTGTCCGGTACAACTCTTACACTACATTATGCATGAAGGAGAATCCAGATATGCCCACAGAAATTCACCCACTAAGATTATCCCAACGAAAAGTCTAATCTCAATTAGCTGTAATATCACGTGGTAGGTCACGTTCTACTTACGCTTTTAAGCATGTGCTTATCAATATCAAATCCAGAAGAGAATGGAAAATGGAGACAGTACGCGAAGATTCAAGTGTGTTGGGAAACTTGAGGTGAGGTGGTCAAGCTTCGATAAATGAAGTCGACCCCGTGAATAGCTACTGCAAATAATTCACAACTCGGAATTAAGTACAGAACAACCGGGTCATACGGCGGtgcttatatatttttttatagacTTTGCTTAACACAAATTCTGATAATCTTGGTGAGCAACATGGTTTTGCTTGCAGCTTTATCTGATATACTTTGTCTTAGCTTCTGTCAACTTATTGGGGATTAACAATGATTAGTTTAGATTATTGGCTGAAATCTTCAACACATATGAATGCAAACCTAGCTGATATTATGTCATTGATCCTGGGAATCACAATTCCAATCCCTTGGGGAATAAAGTAATCTTCTGTATTCTCTGGTGTGTATACTTTATGAAGACCTGAATTAATTTAATTCCCAATATGATGTCCTGTAGTCAGAAATGTGGGTTAAATTATTGAACTGGGGAATGTTTAGCTATATTTGTGTAGATGCTGAGTTAGTtttaaaggtaaatttttGGTATTGTCTATATGACTATTTGGACAATTTGATACTTAATCTTTGAAAACATATAGTTTAATATCATAAGTTCTCAATTATCATCCAATTTTGTACTTCTATCAAATTTGACTATATTTTGAAAGTTATTTTCGTCATTATAGATATAAACTCATTAATTCACACtctacttcattttttctcaTTATCTCCAAATAGTCTTTACAAATTATCACAAAAAAATTTCATAGAACTGTTTCACTTAGCATTTGTATGATTTTATatctaaatttaaattttcttaaAATAGCCATCACATCTATTTTATTACCAGTTTTaagtaattttaaaaaaattgaataaaaaaattgagattGCATAAAGACAATCTATTTCATTCGcgaattttttatattttcgatatatgcgaaAGGGATGATTAACGGAGGAGATATATTAATTCTATTATCTCCAAAGGGAGGCAATTAtaggaaaatatatatatatatatatatatatatataatgtggaTTTAGGGAGTTTAATGTtaaatgacgaaaataaccctaaatatattattaaaaTTAATAGAGGTACGATAATGACTTACAAATGAAAACTTCACTCTTCAGGTATCAAATtatccgttttcatacattagATACCAAATTATCCAAATAGTCATACATCAAGTTTATATGAGGAATTTCCCATTCTTTTAACTACCGCTATGCTTGATTATCATTGGAGGAGAGTAACTATTACCTAGTTTGTCACTGAAAGTAGCACATTCttgtcaaaaaaataaattagaaaGGATCAAACGAATTGAATCGGACAAATTGATCCCTGATGAATAAACAGAAGCTAAAAGCACTATTATACTGCTGGAAAGTATAGGTGTATATGGGTGATTTGTGTTCATGGCGCAAGTTTCAAGTTTTTCATTTGTGAAAGTACACCTTTTAtaggccttttttttttttgctctaACAAGATTTTGGCTCAGATGGTCTGGCACATACTGAGATTATTACAGATTCAGATACTGACCTagtgttgaaagaaaaaaaaaatgaagacgAAGATCATTGAGAATTTCAGAGTGATATTAGTGCTccgacaaaaacaaaagattaATAGAGCAATAACTGCAATTCAGCCAACGACAGAAGCCTAAAATGATCACAAGGTAGCAGAGCCCATGGTGAATTGGCCCACATTTCTGACTGCATTCGCAACGTGCCTATAAAATTTCCAGATAAGGTTGGAATTGGAGCTGTGTTTCTTATTTACATGCAGATATTGTCTACACCATTCACTTCATTACACTAATCCTTCCCCAAGTGTTTATATCCCAGACTAATGGCCCTTATTCGATAGGCCAACAAACCTAGCTGGACTAAACCTACTGAGATCGACAATGCTAGCTTGACCATCAAGTACAAGCTCAGCCATTGCAACACCAGTGGCAGGACCATTGAGAATTCCCCAACAATTGTGCCCAGTGGCCACATAACACCCTTTGATCCCTGGAAGCTCCCCAATCACAGGCGCACCATCATCAGTACAAGGCAGGAAGCATGCCTGCTCTGCCTTGACCTCTGCCTCTCCTTCCCTCAAATGGCTTGAGACACTGCTTGCCACCCTCTTCAGTGCTTCTATTGATTCTGGTTCTCCCGTTATTTCCTCTGGATTGTCCGGTATCTCTTCCGTAGATGACATCCCACATATGTATACCTCTCCTGCAAATCCACCAATCCAATCAACCATTTAGTCACTACACTTCAAAagcttatgtcaattttgaaatCAAATAAACTCTTGCACTTCAGTTATTGTCCTGAAGTGCTACGTTATCACTTTTGTTGCCGAATCTCGCTACAAAAATTGCATCAAATATTGAGCCACTACAAATACAAAGCTTCTAACCGATGTCATGCTTCATGCCAAATAAGCCTTGTCAAGCTAAATTATTGCTTTGAAGCACAATGCACCGTCTTCTTGGCAAACTATAAGTGCATACAGATGAAACAATTGATCAAAGCACAACATTTCACATAAACACTCAAAATGTATATCAAACAAACCGAGACAATGGATAGCCAGTTAACACAATTATCCAAGTTCCGCCACTGTGGATTGACAAGACAACGATTCAAAATGTGTCATCTCTACCAAAATAGACCCAAAAACTAAAATGCTTACATAGTCATGACCCATGACAACAATCCAACTTCAAGATGCTCATTTTAAAACGCTATACCAAATTAGCGCTTCTTGACTTGCACACTATAGCACTATGCTTCATGGCAAAATTTCAAAGCAGTTTTTCAACATTATCAAATGCATAAATGGATACCAACATATTATCAAAGCCAAATTACAATAGACACATGATACGAATACTCGTATACGAAAAATCGACCTAGTCAAGTTTCGAAATGTGGTACCTGTGGGGCGTGGATACACTTCTGGGTCCAAAGGCTTTCCTCCTTGAGCTGGGTGATAACTCAAGAACAGAGCATGAGGTGTAATAGCCTCAGGTTCTTTAGGCCTCAACACAATGCTATGTGCTTTCAGACCATACACTCTAAACAAAGACGACAGCATGTCAAACTTCCCACACCAAGGCCCAAGTGCCAAAACGACGGCGTCTGAGTTTATAACTCGCCCTCCTTCCAACACGACCGAGTCAACTCGCTCATCCACGACTCTGACCTCCGCCACTTTTCCGATCACTACTTCTACGCCGTAATCCTCAACGGCTTTGGAAATTAGGGTACGGGAGAAGAGCTGCGGGTGGAGCTGGGCCGTGGTCGCGGTGGTCCCGATCGTTCTGGGGCTCCGAGCCGACCCGTCGACCCAAGCTGGCAAATTGGACTTGCCGGAGTGCGGTTCGGAGGCCTGGGATTCAGTTACGGTGAGGCTGAGAGTGTTGAGCGGCCGATAGCCGTAGGATTCGGGGCCGCCGAGCTCGGAGGCGAGGGAGCGGTGGAGATTGAAGCTGGCGCGTGCGAGGGACTCGAGGGGCCCGCCGTCGCACCAGTCGAGGGCGAGGAATCCGCCGGATTTTCCTGAGGCGGCGCATGCGACGGAGGATTTCTCGACGAGAGTGACGGCGGCGCCGTTTTTGGCGAGGAAGTACGCGGTGCAGACGCCGATTACGCCGCCGCCGCAGACTACCACGCGCTTGGGGCGAGAGTGAGAGTCCATTGGTGGTGGTGCTGACGAGGATGATCGGATCCGAATCGGGTTGGGGGTTCGGGTTGGTCGGAGAAATGGAGGGAGTGATAGTGTTAAGGTTAAAAGCGGTGGCGCCATATCCGTGACCACTGGTTTTGATAGGTGATGAAGTGACACGTGTGTTCAGTTCGGTGCACCGAAGAAAATGGATAAATGAAGGCCCAAAAGAGAACTAAACTAGATGtgatgggccgggccgggccacTGGCATATTGTTTGATTCATTTGTTCAAAAAGAGTTGCACGGATTTGAACTTCGTATGCAACATTTGGTCAGTAATTGATCAACACACAGTACTCGATCACCTTAGCTGTAAGTTCAACGGCGTAAATAATAGTTTTGAAGTTGAGTTAATTACGTCGAAAGCTTTGATTGAACGAAGCATTTCCATCAGTCTACAGTTACAAGCCTATGTATATATGAACCCCTTGGACTCTTGGAGTACAAGTGATCGACACATTCTGCAGTCTCTGCATTGCATGCTTAATATCATCAACAAGCTAGTTAGCTAGTGGCCCAAGAGTATGATCTTTGACACTTTAGCAAAGACTCACAAATGGTTTCGGTACAATATGTTACTCTCACTCTCTGCgttaataaatttacattatgCATTTGACCAGAGTAGATCAAGTCCAAATCATCACGATTACGAAGAGCCATCAACACTGTTTAGGCAGTTTAGCTGAGCCACTGTGCGCAATCGGGCTAGCAAAGGCAGCGATAAACTGCCTGTAAGTTTGTAACACGCCATATCTTGTGAAGACTTAATAATCTTTGATTGCTAAATACATTATCGTGTACTACTGTACTAGCTGATCGAGTTGCTTCATAATTACAAAATATGATTGATATGTACATGCATTTCACTTTCCATGACTAATGTTGTACGAGTCTTGGCATTCAATGGTGTTATCAATGAAACAAGTTTTCCTGAAATTACACTATCGGTACTTAGCCATGCATGCGCACGGTTCTTGGTCAGATTTCACTATCGTTGAAATTCTGTTCCTAATTTCCATCACTATGGCCCAACAATCTGCATTTTCTCTAACTAAGTTCAATTATTTGAGGCTGATGCTAGgatattttctattgaataaatCAAACTAATTAGAAAATCAAGAAATAATTGTCCATGTAAAAGTACCCCAATCATACTTAGTTCAAACAAATGATGCCTAGTTACCACCGAAGATGGAGGAGAGCTTTCGGCCAATGGGGTTGGTGATCTATTACGTACCTTTACaaaagtttttgttttcaacaCACAATCAAAAATCTTAAACAG
This genomic interval from Argentina anserina chromosome 1, drPotAnse1.1, whole genome shotgun sequence contains the following:
- the LOC126782153 gene encoding probable LRR receptor-like serine/threonine-protein kinase At4g37250, which translates into the protein MASLLLQERALGYAYGFGYEPPLLSTITMMTSLNPILLLVLVFTLLPQCSLGLNTDGLLLLSFKLSILQDPQQVLQTWSPYDETPCSWRGVTCATILTPPENIFYPRVVSLNLPSSQLVGSIPSNLGMIEQLQSLNLSNNSLNGSLPLSLFNSTNLQALDLAFNRIAGVLPHTELPRSLSLLNLSDNALEGKIPTSLGSLTNLTVVYLKNNYFSGEIPAGFEAVEVLDLSSNLINGSLPSDFGGDRLRYFNVSHNGLSGEIPAKFAERIPINVTLDFSFNNLTGAIPKSQIFLNQETASFRGNPDLCGEETEHNPCPIPSSPASNSPNSPPAFAAIPRLNSTNPDSVSPGSANASSGKSQTGLKTATIVGIVAGDVAGIAVIAMVFLYVIRLRKKKKEKEKATSSDVNTLKNEPNNPVVTDWSSSSSESRGFTRWSCLRNKKGEAEEESSDSSSSDSEEAQMEQSGHKGSESKRQTEQEQSKGGTLVTLDGEKKLELETLLKASAYILGATGSSIMYKAVLEDGSSLAVRRIGEHGVDRFKDFENQIRLVAKLVHPNLVRIRGFFWGVDEKLIIYDFVPNGCLANARYRKVGSSPCHLPWEARLRIAKGVARGLGYLHEKKHVHGNLKPTNILLGVDMEPKIGDFGLEKLLSGDTSYKIGSSTRNFGSKRSTASRDSFQDFALGPSPGPSPSPSAMGTSPYHAPESLRSLKPHPKWDVYSFGVILLELITGKVVVVDELGQGLGLPVDDPNRALRMADMAIRGELEGKEEPLLALFKLGYSCASPVPPKRPAMKEALQVLEKFPCSPSSSYYYGHL
- the LOC126790848 gene encoding putative oxidoreductase TDA3, which produces MAPPLLTLTLSLPPFLRPTRTPNPIRIRSSSSAPPPMDSHSRPKRVVVCGGGVIGVCTAYFLAKNGAAVTLVEKSSVACAASGKSGGFLALDWCDGGPLESLARASFNLHRSLASELGGPESYGYRPLNTLSLTVTESQASEPHSGKSNLPAWVDGSARSPRTIGTTATTAQLHPQLFSRTLISKAVEDYGVEVVIGKVAEVRVVDERVDSVVLEGGRVINSDAVVLALGPWCGKFDMLSSLFRVYGLKAHSIVLRPKEPEAITPHALFLSYHPAQGGKPLDPEVYPRPTGEVYICGMSSTEEIPDNPEEITGEPESIEALKRVASSVSSHLREGEAEVKAEQACFLPCTDDGAPVIGELPGIKGCYVATGHNCWGILNGPATGVAMAELVLDGQASIVDLSRFSPARFVGLSNKGH